The Phyllostomus discolor isolate MPI-MPIP mPhyDis1 chromosome 9, mPhyDis1.pri.v3, whole genome shotgun sequence nucleotide sequence CCACAGTGTGCTTCCCATGGTCCTTGCCCTGCTGGATGGAGCCAGGCAGGTATGAGCAGGGCGCTCTGCCCAGGATCCGTGACCATCTGAGCTTCCCACCAGCCCGGAGAGTGGCCCTGCAGACCTCAGTGACTCTCTGCTGCCCTCGTGTGGCTACTCTGGGCCCCGGCATCATCCCTTCTGGCTCCTCCACACCTCCTCCCTGCCATCAGACCTGTCTGCTCCGTCTGGGGGCCCCTCCCGCAGCAAGAGCCATCTGGAGGGTTACATGAAGAGAGTTAAGGAGCATCCTGTCTTCCTCACAGGGCCTTGAAAGTTAGAAGCAGTAAATAGAAAAGCATCACCGAGGGTTTCCAGGCTGGGCCCAGAGGAAGGTGTTGAGCTGCTGGGCTGAGCGCTGGGTTCAGAGGCTatgccccttcctctcttccttgacCCCCAGGATCGCTGGTTCTGGCGTTTGCGCAATAACCGGGTGCAGGAGGGTTACCCCATGCAGATCGAGCAGTTCTGGAAGGGCCTGCCCGCCCGCATAGATGCAGCCTATGAAAGGGCCGATGGAAGATTTGTCTTCTTCAAAGGTAATGTGGCCTGTGCTGAGGGACCTGGGATATGGCTCTCTGCCCTCGGAACCCCCTTTTGCCATCTGTAAACTGGGAcaggtgggtgggaggcaggcgCACTCCTGGGCCCTTCCAGCCCTGACAGAGACGCCAGCCCCTGACAGGACAGATCCCTGCCGGCAGGCAGTGCACCGTCTGGGGAAATCAAGTCAGGGAGTGCTTGTTGGGGGTCATATGGGCCCAAGTCAGTGGGGCGACGAGCCTCGGCCACGTGCAGTAGAGGGCTGCACAGGCCATTGCAGACCACCTGTGTTCGCTGGAAGGCCACCGCGTCAGTTCTGGATGGAGGGGGTCCCCCAGCCCAGAGGCTGGAGAGGtcagggaagggggcggggccggctAACGTGTGCTGCACGCCCGCCCGGTGCCCACCCTGGGCTAGGTGGTTTCACTTCAGTTACCTTGACCTcggccaggccccagggggctAAGACACAGACAGTTAGTGAGAagcaaggaaagcattccaaggcgGAAGGAACAGCATGGGCGAAGGACAGTGGGAATGTGCACGTGTGTGGTGCTCTGCACCGGAAAGTGGTGAAAAGTGGCCTGAGGGGCAGTTTGGGGGCGAGGCCTGAGGAGCCTTGTTTGCCAGGCCAGAATTTAATATTGACCCATTAGGGCAACTCCGGAAATTGCTGTTTCCAAGCCGCAGAGAGCCagagggcaggtgcaggggcGGGGAGGCCATTTCTGAGGGGGTTGCTGGGAGCCGAGGAGAGCGCTGTCTGTAAGGCCCGtggtgggggcagcagagaggctggagacacCTGGAAGATCAAACCCAGGTCTCAAGAGAGGCGGAGcactgagaggaggaggaaacaggGTCAAAGGTGACGCTGGCACTTGCTAGGGACTCTGGGAGGCCAAAAGGTGAGCGGGGAGGCAGCCCCCTGTGGTAGAGAAGGAGAACTCTAGGGAGCCTCCTTGGAGATGCCCAGAGGCTGGTGGGCCACCAGGGTACCACGTCTGGTGCTCAGATCCACCGGGACAGTGACTGTGGGCTCCAGCCTCCAGCTGGGTGTCATTGGaagcaggtggggggggggggggggcaacggGGAACACTAGTGTGTGTGAGTGGCTGAGGTCacccagagaggagaaaggagcaagtccagagaaaggaaagagggtgaGACATGGAGCCTGGGCAGCATGGGGTGATCCATGACTGACTTCTGGCTTCTTGCCCCCTAACTAAGCTTTGCCTGGGCCAAGGGGCCTCCGTCTCCCACTGAGGGGATCCAGCAGGCCTAGGGCTGTTTCCCCCCAAACACTCTGGCACTATGAATGACTTCAGTCCCAGCAGGAGATGAGCAGGGAGCACTAGCCACAACCTCTGGCATCGAGTGACTGGGCAAGGCTGATCCTGGGCTCCTCTTGGCCACAGGTGACAAGTACTGGGTGTTCAAGGAGGTGACAGTGGAGCCTGGGTACCCCCACAgcctgggggagctgggcagCTGTCTGCCCCGAGAAGGCATTGACACGGCTCTGCGCTGGGAACCCGTGGGCAAGACCTACTTCTTCAAAGGCGAGCAGTACTGGCGCTACAGTGAAGAGCGGCGGGCCACGGACCCTGGCTACCCCAAGCCCATCACCGTGTGGAAGGGCATCCCACAGGCCCCCCAAGGGGCCTTCATCAGCAAGGAAGGATGTACGTaagggctgggccgggccgggcagggtgggaggggttcCAGCAGGCCCACGGGCATCCTCTCGGGGTATCCAGGTCCGAGAAACACCACCTGGGGGCAAGGACAACCGCCTTGTATCCACCCACATTCACACAGTGAATTCTCTTACCAGCTACCAAGCCTCGGTGTCTCGTCTTCAGGGACGGGTCGAACTGAGAATGTTTTCACAGACTGACTGCGTTCCTTCAGACAGCATTTCTCAGGGGTCCTTGGGGTGCTCTCGGAGTTCCTCGAGTTACCACATCTGAAAAGCAGTGAGGGATATGGTGGTTCGAAGGTGATTTTTCACAGGGCTTGAGGgcaggaaggtagagagagaagcCTTTTTGATTTATGAGACATTTTCCAAGCTCCTCCCAGAGGCCAGACTAGGGGCTTCTCAACAGCAGGGGCTGGGTCTTGCCAGGGGCAGAGTGGGCATCCACAGATGTTTGTTGGACACATCTCCACTGACATGACCCAAAGCACAGCCTGGCTGGTCTCACACCCTATCTCTACCCCTTACTGTGAGTTTGGGCGAATCACTCATTTTCTCAGTTCctcgtctgtaaagtggggatcaCAACAGTACCTGTCTCACAGGGttttgtaaggattaaacaagataAATTATGTAAAGTCCTTAGACCAATGCTGAGCACATGGCCAATGCCATATGTTTTAgctgctatcatcatcatcatcatcatcatcatcatcttgtTGGTGTGTTTTAGTTTATATGGGATGACAGATTCATTCACTCCACAGTGATTACTTGGAACCAGGTTGTGTGGGAAGGCCGAGGATGGAGCAGAGAACAAGGCTTGTATTACGTTCTGGCTCCCAGgctagaggcaaaaaaaaaaataaggcagcaGCAAATGCTGTAAGGGGTAGAAATGCTGGGAGAGAGCAACAAGGCAGAGGGGCCACATCAGGGAAGGTCGTCGGGGAGGACCCTCTGAGGAGAGTCGCTGCCCAGAAAGCCAACAGCCACAGGGACAGGAGCGGCAGCTATTCGGTGGCTCTCCTGTGTATCCAATGCTTTATACACACAGTCTTGCTTTCTGGGGAGCCTCAGAGACAGATGACATCAACGACTTTGGCCAATGAAAGTcccagccagggtggggagcTGACCAATGAGAGTCTTCTGAGAGCATTGCTGTCCCTCACTGCACTGGCTGGTGACTGAGGCTGTTGCCGGGCGCCTTGGGgtagcccccagccctgctcccttctttccttccagccCGTCCCCTGGAAGGATCCCAGAGGCCCTGCAATCAGTATTGCAAAGCAATGTGtgccaagccaaaaaaaaaaaaaaaaatccctgataAATGCAGAGAGGTAGTGTCCGCTGTCAAGAGAAGGAGAAgctccactccctgcctcccttggCTCAGGAGGGAGCCGGGCTGAGGCCCTACAGCTGTGGGGACAGTGCTGTCCGAGCCCCAAACTGGGGGCTCCATCTGACCCACATGAGGGTGCCTGCGGCACAGTGTGACGGGCGAGAAGGACCCCCGTCTGGCAGGCATGAACTGAACTTACCAATTCTACTGAAAGCCCCTCAGTGGCCGCTCCAGGTCCTGGGTGCCCCCCTCTGCAGCCACACTATTTGCAGGATGTGCCAAGCTCTGCGCTCCCCCACCTCTGCATGTGCCAACACACTGCCCCCACCACCTCGGAAGCCCACCCCTCCTTCAGAGCTGCCCTGGGGCTCccccagggcaggagaggggccccTCCTCCATGCTGCCACAGCACCCTGCACCCTCACACTGGCCCAGAGCGGGTGCAGGGCAAGCGTCTGGGAGTGGTGCTGACGCCGGGCTGTGTTTCCGCAGACTACACCTACTTCTACAAGGGCCGGGACTACTGGAAGTTCGACAACCAGAAACTCAGCGTGGAGCCTGGCTACCCGCGCAACATCCTGCGTGACTGGATGGGCTGCAACCAGAAGGAGGTTGAACGGCGCAAGGAGCGGCGGCTGCCCCAGGATGACGTGGGCATCATGGTGACCATCAACGACGTGCCAGGTTCCGTGAACGCGGTGGCCGTGGTCATCCCCTGCATCCTGTCCCTCTGCATCCTGGTGCTGGTCTACACCATCTTCCAGTTCAAGAACAAGGCAGGCCCTCAGCCTGTCACCTACTATAAGCGGCCAGTCCAGGAGTGGGTGTGAGCAGCCCAGAGCCCTCTCTGTCTACTCAGTCTGGCCAGCCAGGCCCTCCCTCACCAGGGCCTGAGGGGCAGCTCTGGCCACTGCCCACCGGAGCCAGCAGGGCCCTAGGCCAGGGGTCATGTAGTTGAAGTGGTGGGTGCATTGGCCTAGGCTGAACGTGGGATAAGGAGTGGTGGCAGCTGTGCCCGAGAGTGGCTGTCTGGCACCCAGACGCCAGCCTTCTGTCCTGGGTAAACTGCTCCCTACTCAAGGCAATAGGCCAGGCACCAAGCCAGGAGGAGGCCCAGTGGCCACTGCATCCGGTGGTGTCCGTGAGACGCCACAGCTTGGTTCCTGGCTGGACCCAGCACCTTCTGTGGGAAGCCAGTGCTAGCATTCTCAGCCCCATCTGGGAGAAGCCACCAGTCCTGGTCCCTCTCTGCCAACACCTGCTGGTCAGATGTGCCCCCCACCCGTACCCCACCGTTCTCCAAGGCTACAGGACCCTGCTGCCAACACGGTGGGTGACGGGCTTCCCCTGCTGGCATGCAGCAGATCCCTCCGGAAACCTGCTCCACACATCGGGGTCTCCTCTGAGACCCAGGACTTAGGGTCAcaggctgcaggcagggctgTGGCCCCACTGGGTCTCACAAGGACCTAGCTGTCACATCTTGAACATTTAAACGTCCTGTCTCTACTCTTTAAAGTCCCATTCTGCAAAGGCTGCTTGAGGCTTTAGGTGAATTAGAGGTGACTGTTTTGGTTATGAGGCCTGCATGGCAGGCCCTCCCCCATGTGATGAGGACCAAGGTGCTGCTAAGGCCACTCCACCGCCCATACAGTCCAGGAGCTGGGCCCTGCTCATGAGGCCAAAGCGCTGGGACAGGAGCCGACCCCTTTTCCGGAGGCTGATCTGAGTGTGACCGCCCTTTACTCCCCAGACCCTGGCCCCATCCCCCAGTCTCCAGGCCCACTCCGGCCTGTAGCTTGTGGCCTGGGGGCTCAGCCTGACTGGTTAGGTGAGGCAGAAATGGCTCCAGGCCAGCGTCCTCACAGCCTTGGGGTAAGGGACTCAGGGCAGCTTTCTGAAGCGCTGAGCCCACACCCCCCAGCTACACCGAGGCCCACTGAACCTCTCTGCCCAGGACCAGTGTTCACATCACGAGCGTGGCCCTTGCTAGTCCAGCTCACCAGGCCCACCTTCCTGCATTGCTCTTTAGAAAAGGGCACCCCCAATGGGTTGTGGCCCCAATCCTAGGGGCCCACCCTACACCGTCTGGCAGGAATTCCTAGGGCTCGGCTTGCCTCAACTCCAACCCAGTGGAGGCAGCCCTGCTTGTCACTGAAGAGCCCTAGGCAAGACCAATGGGTTCTATGATGCCTGCTGGCTCTCTGCCAAATCCAAGAGGCGGTGCCAGTCTTTAGGGTGCTGGCAGGGCCTCGGATGCCAGCCTGGCCCTCTAAGCCTGCACGGGCCTTGCCGCCCCCTGTGGCTTCTGGTCTGCGGGTTGGCTTAACCTGTAGGAGACAGGGACTTCTGCTGCCCGGGAACTGTCCCAAGCAAAATGTCTTGTCCCAGAGGCACCTATTTGGGTCCACTGTGTTCCCTGTCATtatccttctttttctcattttggtcAAGGGCGGGCTCCCTGGGGCGGGTGGGGAACAACTGCGGAGATATTAGTGATTCATAGGTTTGTACAGTGTTTTATACTTTGCAAAGCACTTTATTAGCTCACACCTGTCCACTCACATGAAACTAGTGCAGGCCCTGGGAAGCCGAGGGTAATTCTCACCCTGCCCTcacatgaagcacagagaggtggtgACATGCCCAGGCTACccagggggctggctgggcctTGGGTCCAAGATGAGATCAGAAATGTctcttttatccatttcttcctggcctccctttccccctccctggtCCCTTTCCACTCCTCAGGTTGGTGCTCTCACTTCTTGAACGCTCTAGGCCCCCCAGGTTCCCCGTTGGCTCCTGGTACTGCCGAGGTCAggtgaggaagagcaggagatAGAGGCAGGCAGCCCAGGCTGCAGATGTGAGGGATGTAAGGCTGGGCCCAGACAGGGCTCGGCCTGCAGGCTTCCAGTCTCGGGTCCTCCTGCATCGTCTCGCAGTCGTCTGTGTGTCCGTCGTCCCAAGGCAGAGCAGACAGAGGGGGGAAGTCCTGGGGGCTCCGGAGCCTAGCTTCCCCTCGGCCTGGGGAACATCACAGCATTTCAATGTCAGTCACATTTTAAACTGATCAGCCTttgtataatgttttttaaatcatttctaaataaaacaaaaatacagagtGTGTCATTTCCCTTGGATGTGGGAAAGAGCATCAGGTTCCGACAACGGCCTGAGAAACTTCTAGGAGAGAAACGGGGTACTTTAAGGTGTCCAAGAATGGTCCCATTCATCTCATCTGCCAGCCCAGCCATCAGATGCCCCCTCCCTCCAAAAGACTGACTCCAAAGGCCCAGGGTTACCGGAGTTCCAGGAATACAGCCTGATAATGCCTCACTGGGGTCCCGGCTGGAGGGGCAACCTCCCTTGGGAGGAGTATGGGAAGGGTCACCGCGGCAAGGCCTTCTCTCAAGTCAAGGCACATGGTGCAATGACCAGGAACAAAAGCAAGAGCCCAGTTCTCAGCAGTAAGGGacaggtgaggtgaggtgagtaGCCCTAGGGTCTTACCAAGAGCCCTGGCCGGGTTCTGAAGTCAGTGACAGGGAAGGCTGACCCAAGACCCAgagctgcggggtgggggtgagccCGAAGGTCTGAAGTGCCTTGGGTACCGGGTGGGAAGCGAAGAAATTCAGGGTGGCAGGAGGGGCCAGAGACGAGACGGTGCTCCATGGGCCCCACCCCTGCACGTCCTCCACTTGCTGTCATGTCCGGGGGGCAAGAATGGGGGGATAGGTTAGGAGAGACATGGGGGCAGACGACAATGACCAGACCAGGAGAGGCGAACAGAATGACAGGCGGTGGTGAGGCCACTCGGAGGGCGGAGAGTCAGTACCAAGAGGTGCAGGCGATGAGGAAGCGCACGTCGTCCAGCggtccccaggggctgggctCGGGCCCGGGTCGCTCAGGACCCGCGGGTGCCGCGGGCTGGGGCTGCGCCGGTTCCACCGCGCCCTCGCCGCCGCTCAGCTGAGCGCCCATGGTCTGCAGGAGTAGAAGCCCGTCAGGTGCTGGGCCAGCCCTATGCGCCCCTccggccccagccccactctGGCCTTCACCTGGCGCTGCGGGAGAAAATTCCGGAGAATCCCAGCGCCGACCTCCAGGCTTTGCGGGCCTGCGCAGCAGGGAAGGGCGTGACTGGCGTCGTGACGTCACAGGCCCGCCCGCCTGCCGGAAATACCCTGA carries:
- the MMP24OS gene encoding protein MMP24OS, whose protein sequence is MGAQLSGGEGAVEPAQPQPAAPAGPERPGPEPSPWGPLDDVRFLIACTSWY